The proteins below are encoded in one region of Macaca nemestrina isolate mMacNem1 chromosome 10, mMacNem.hap1, whole genome shotgun sequence:
- the LOC105483705 gene encoding large ribosomal subunit protein mL42 encodes MAVAAVKWVMSKRTILKHLFPIQNGALYCVCHKSTYSPLPDDYNCNVELALTSDGRTIVCYHPSVDIPYEHTKPVPRPDPVHNNEETHDQVLKTRLEEKVEHLEEGPMIEKLSKMFFTTKHRWYPHGQYHRRRTNLNPPKDR; translated from the exons ATGGCTGTAGCTGCAGTAAAATGGGTGATGTCAAAGAGAACTATCTTGAAACATTTATTTCCAATCCAAA ATGGAGCTTTATATTGTGTTTGTCATAAATCTACGTATTCTCCTCTACCAGATGACTATAATTG CAACGTAGAGCTTGCTCTGACTTCTGATGGCAGGACAATAGTATGCTACCACCCTTCTGTGGACATTCCATATGAACACACAAAA CCTGTCCCTCGGCCAGATCCTGTGCATAACAATGAAGAAACACATGATCAAGTGCTGAAAACCAGATTGGAAGAAAAAGTTGAACACCTTGAGGAAGGACCTATGATAGAAAAACTTAGCAAAATGTTCTTTACAACTAAGCACCGTTGGTATCCTCATGGAca gtATCACAGACGTCGTACGAATCTGAATCCTCCAAAAGACAGATGA